The following is a genomic window from Aythya fuligula isolate bAytFul2 chromosome 7, bAytFul2.pri, whole genome shotgun sequence.
aaactggcaaaaaaataaagactaatGTAAAAGAACCATGTTTTAAATTGTACTATTTAAGTTCTGtgtttcagtcttttaaaatcCTTACTGATGTTATCAGTAAGGAAGCCTTGTACTTCCCAATCAAtgacaaagcaaacaagaaaatttgGTGATTCCATTTGTACGTAACCTTACGGTAAGATGctaatattttctatttgtttttccagtgccAATAATTCCCAGTTACCTTTACAGCAtcaaacatgagaaaaatgcaTCAGAAGTCCAGACTACTAAGCCTAACGTAGTTTCAGCAACGATGGACAATTTTCAGAGTATCTTCTCCTACTATGACAACTTGACGATGGTTACTGGGAATGCGTCTGCTCAGCCAGGCCCCAGAGAGCTGCCCCACACCCCGACAGAACAAATGACAGTGAACGTGACTGCTCCTCCATCTGATTGCCCTAAGGAGGACAAGGACCTGCTGAACGAAAATGTTCAAGTTGGGCTGTTGTTTGCTTCAAAGGCAACCGTGCAGCTGATCACTAACCCCTTCATAGGGCCACTGACAAACAGGTATGTTATGCAGTTAGGATTTGTGTTCATGGTTTAGTCTGGGTAGGGATTTCAAAGTACTTCTGTCTCTGTTGTGGCCCTGTTTTCCTGGCCTTCTCACTTTATCTGGAAGAGTATCTTAGCGAAACACATTTGATGAACACATCTTCTGAATGACCGCATCCTTTCCGAAATAAATCAGTAAGCACACAAGCCACTTGACAGTGTTGtacacttctctttttctccagctCCTGAGTCCTCAGGCTTTTATAGAAACTTTTACTGAGGTGGTGTTGAAATTTCTTCAATACAGTTACACAGGGCTAAGATGCTATGGCTAAAAGATGCTACAGCTACAGGGCTACGGCTACAGGGCTAAAAGATGCTACGGCTCAGTAGTTACAAGGATCAAGCTCTGTGACTTGGTGACACATCTATTACACCTGTATTAGGCAAAAATGATGTTGAAGGTGTAGGCAGTGCTCAGATCTCTCCCCAGCTCTTGCAGACCTGCAGCTCTTGGTGTGCTTTAGTGCACAGCAATTCTGAATGTCCCGAGGTAAGGCCAAGTGGGAGGTTCTCATGGGCTTCCACAGAAAGGGAGCAGGTCTGACAAACCCTGCTGGTGCCACGTTCATCTCTGAGTTCAACAGCTCAGATTTACATCTGTGCATGATCTGCTCTGACTGTCAAATTGTCCTCTCTGAGTCCATGTGTACGTTTGATGTATTGAGCAGAATGTGTTTGGGTAGGACATTACAAAAAATCCTCCTGAGCAGCATAGGAGATGCATGCACCAAAATAAATCGCttacaacaacagcaaacaaataaacaaacaaaaccaaattcaaGCACTAATTACGTTTAcgcagaaattaaaaagtatttataatatcatttaaatttttggtgttaataattaatttgattttattgttAGTGTTCTGTGTAATTGTTCCCCACAGAACAAGCTGCAGCCCTTCTAAACGGAGTGTGAGATCAATCTCTGTAGGAAATAAGCTCCAAATTGTACTTAGGTCACCAACTCTCATATTTCTTATTAATctatttttacaaagaaaacattttcctttcagaaaattatAAGCAGAggaaatttttctgtttcctgtcttgtaaaacacttctgtttagGCAGTCAGTGCTTACCACAGGTGTCAATAACCAAACTAACTGATACTCTTTAAGGCTGGATATTTCAGGTTTTGAACTAAAAGCACCTTTCTTGGATTTTACAGCTCATATACACACTGTTTAATTTCAGTCTGACAGAGGAGTTTCCAGTGGAGGGATGAGCAGTGGTTGGACCCCCAATGTTATGAATTCAAAACCTGTATTAAATCTGTGGAACTGATATAGACACAAAAGTTTTACATTAGATAGAcagcttcatttctgttttatttcacctTATCTCCTCCCGTGTATCACTGCTCTGAAAGTTTGCCcttacaaaatcatttttacacAAATATTGTTGCAAtttaaggaggaaaacagatttttgttacCCAGATTTCCTATATTGCTTTGTTAGGCACATCCACAGGCAAAGCAGCATGAAGTCAAATCATATTTCCATAACAGTTCTTTAGCTATTCTAGGTTTTACCAATAATTGTCTGTATCATTGCCTTATCTCCTATCTTACTTTTCTCCTTATTCTGCTGTTCTTATCATCATTTCCACAAACTGTCAAACCAGGGAAAAAGAAGTAAGGCACCACATGTTACCAGTGGTTTCCCAACGAGTGGGAAAAGGACAATCAAGGAGAACACATGGCCCCGTGTGGCACGCCGTCCTCCCATCCAGGCAGAAATGAGTGTCTTCATGGCCAAGTGGCCCTAAATTAGATTTAAGGAttgctggttttctttcatGCACTGTTTGTGTCTCGGAGCAGTGTCTGCCTTTCTTCTGAGAAATGTTTAGTGGGAAATATCAGTTCACATATTTATCAATTAACTGTAGAAGCcactggcaaaacaaaacaaaacaaaacaaaaaaagaacaaacgCAACTAAAATTGATATTTCCTAAGAACAATGTATATGTGCAGTTAAAAGGAAGTGTGAAAAATGATTAttataaatgaaacagaagacgTTTGAGTCATCATTATAATGACTCTACCACTGATAAGCTGTTTAATGAtaattattattgctgttaCTGCTTCTGCAAAATTTCAGCAAAGTATCACAGCTCAGATTGTTAAACAAGCATGGAGTTACTTGTCTTAAAGACACAATGTCTTTAAGTGCTTGAGATTGTATAGGATGCAACAGACTGTTCCACTCATATTGCCAATAAGTGGCAAGTCTGTGCCACAAGGCTGTGCCAGTAATTACTGAGTTTAGGTCTTCCGAAAACcttgtaggcttttttttttttttttcccactttttctATAACTTCTGGAgctgaaaaattttaaaaataaatttcaaaattagtTTCAAGAAGCAAGCTATGCTAAAAGGTGTCTTATTTAAAGCCCATCTCCTTTCAAAGAACACCAAAGAAGACCCAAACCCATCATTGTGAGCTGTCAGCTGATGGAACACCACCATTTCCCTTTGTGCTAAGTTCTAGTGAAAATCCCAGAAAACAAACTGCCATCActgcccctgagccttcttctcttccttcctacATGTTCAGAGGTTCACTGGGTCATGACCTGGAGGAAAATATTCCTCTTGTCATACATCTCCACTGGGGCTGAAGATGGCCAAAATGCCAGCCAGGGCAGGCTGAGCGAGCGGTGCTCATGTTGGTATTGCTGTAGCTGTACTGTAACAGGGTTAAAGTCAGTAGATTGCAATCCTGTAATGGATAGGCAATTAGGCTCTAATCATCCACAGCTGCTAACCTGGTCAGTGTAACCTTTATTTTACTGCTGCACAGGACCCATCAATTGGTCGTCTCATTGCAGTGTAACATTATTAGTGAGTGTAATCCACTTCCAAACAGTTCTGCAGTCTGGGGTCAGCATGACCCTGAAATGGGGTAACTCAGGCTTTCTCTGTCACTGAcagcctttcctctccctccttcaaCTGATGACTGGCTTTTTTTGGGAGTTGGAAACACTTGTAGGAAGCACTTTCAGCTATATGTAGCCTCCCTGAAACATGCTGGACCCTCTGgttgcttctgcttctcttgtAGTGTTTTGTGAGGAGTGCCCAAGAAAATGACTTGTTAAGGTGTGAtagcaagaaaaaggaagagacaagACAGGAAAAACGTAGAGATAACTGTGATGGAGCACAGCATGTTGTGCTCCATTCAAATTAGAAACTGCATATGCACAGGTTTCACATGGCAAGAACAGGAACAGCCCAGGACTGGGGACAGAGTCTCTGAACAGCTGGCTGTTACAGGTAGTGCCTCCCCTTTTTGTGATCATTTGTTATATATTGTAATTTTTCCGATCAGTAAAAACTCCCAGTCTGTGCTTTCTCATGTCTGTTGGACAGCCCAGAACTGCAGCTGCAGATTAGACATTTGTGGTGGCACAACTGCCAAGTAATTAGCACTGCTATTTTAGGAGGAGGCAGGGTTTGCTAAGATTGTGCAGGAAAAGACAATCTACACTTCTAGTTGTCAGCTGGATGTGGATAAGAATGGCCTCAGAGCAAGAACAACCATGACTTCCAAGGGCTCAGCAACCCTGTGCACGGTAGCACATCATCTCTAAACTGTGGGGGGAGTTCCAGGCAACTTTGACCATTTCAGAGGACTATAAATACTTGCTTAGCTCAGCACAAATGCACGTCCTCTCCTGGCTCTACCTTCACATCGCTTTATATGGTGGACCACGAGCAATATAGATTTTGGGTGAAAGGACTAGCTCTGCCCACACAGAGCCTGGTTCTGAGATGATTCTCTGGGTGGGAAAGGCATGTGTCAGACCTCAGCATGTGCAATAAGGCGTCATGGTCTGCTGCAGGGTGAGAGCAAGAATGAGTTCTGCCTCCATGACTCTCTGCTATGTGGTGCTTCACACCTTGGTGTGACTCTGTTTGTCCAAGATAAAGGAGGAATAATATGCATGACTGCAAAAGCTAAGACCAAAGCAAACTGAGTCTTAATGCAGTGTACTTGTAGGAGCTGTGAATTGCTGTCTCATGGTCCCCGTGGCAAATCAAAGAATTACTTGATTTCTTTACTGCAATCAGACTTCTCCTCCCACAGTGTCCATCCTAGACACCTCTGGGATGGCTTTCACAGACAAAACCCCCAATTCCAATGGGAAAAGGAATGCACATTCAACTTCTGCATTCACAGTACCACAGAGCCAGATAATATCACTCACCAACAGTGCATGCAGGGGttatttatctgtatttatatcagtgctttctgtaattcaaaaaatcaaaatcaaagcaATTGTGATCAAACTCACTGTGGCCTTTTCTACGTGAGCCCACTGGGAAGGGCAGGCAAGGGGATGGCAATAGGAGGTGATTCTTTTTTATGTCCTTGCATACGCAGAGACATCAGTGGAGATTAGTGTCCCTCTGTATAATACTTACCATGTACACACAATGATAGAAGAGACAAGCCTAGAAAAATCATCCTCTTTAAattaaacagacaaaaaaaaaaaaaaaaaaaaaaaaaaaagtatagtaGTATTCTTTTAATGGTCAGGTATCAAGGTTTTGAGAGATTAAAGTGATTATCGTAAGCCCACAGAAGAAGAGGAATTGAGGTTGCTGTTTGCTGTTAACCAGTCCAGTTAAGTAAACACAAGAGTAACGTTTcctctgctgcatttttgtaGCACCTACTTGCAGATTTCAAGTAGAAAACTCAGTGCACTAtgtttttgtcatatttttaatggcaaaattcTTCTCCGTGCTCTTCATTAGAAATTTCTAAGGCTTGTGAAAAAGTGCATGCTAGATTTCTTCCATTCTCAAAACTCCAACAAATGTTAGACACCAATAATGAACAGCCTTGTGCTTCAAAGACTTTACTATTATCTGTGGTCCTTACTTGTATAAAAATTACACtgacaaataaacaaagctcAGAAAAATTATGTTGTTTTACCTGTCTTAAGACTACTATTACCAAAAATAAGAAGGGCCATTGTAGACTCTTCCATTATTTGATTGACCTACTTAAACTAGTACCCCCAATATAAAAGCCCAGTACTGTCAAGTCACTGGGAATTAAAGTCAATTACTATTCCTTTGAATATCTTCACTGTTGAAGAATTTggccattaaaaaaatgtctttgcaaaTACATTTGAGATACAGAATTTTAGGGAAAAGGAAGCTGTGAATAAGATACGGTGACCACACAGACTGTCTGCAGAGCTACCTGGGTAGTACTTTTGATTCCAAGGCAGAGTTTTAATGACATGAAAAGCAGCATATTGTGAGGTCTTTGTTGAAATTTCAAATTTAGCTGcctaaaaatgcatttgctttccagacagaaaataatttatttcctggaAATTTGAAAATGCTCATAGCAGCCGGGCATACCTCCAGgctatttctgatgtttttgtaCTTTTGAGTTTTGATGAAGAAAGCTTTGATCAGCTCCATACTTAATCCTAACactgtggaaaagcaaaaaatattactCTCAGACACTTTGGGACACTTTCAGTACTTGTAGTTGAAGCAGAACTCCCAGTGAAGCTGATGACaaattttcccagaaaaaaaatccattggtTTGACCATGTCTCATTTCAGTCATTGTCTCATGAGGGTGGAAACAGACGATTCTTGAAACATTACTGGAATATTTCAAAGCTCAGCATGCTTAGATGAATCTTCCATTCTCATATTCTTGGCAGCCCCATAGAGAACCAGAGGGGTTTTACTGAGAACAATTATGGTGGAACGAGAACAGGACAATCAAATTCTAATGAAGGAAGGACTTCTTCCAGGGATTTCAGATGAAAAGTGTGCTGCACCAAATGAGAAGGCATTTGTAACATGGAACAATTTGATCATGTTGTCCACTATAAATACTTCAAAACCTGCAAAGAAACCACAGGTTGGGTTTTTGCATCTTTTGTGCATGTgcataaaaaaacaaccaaccaaccaaccaaacaaacaaacaaaacaacaacaacaacaacaaaaacccaaaaccTCATGCAATTAAATGTAACTCAAAATATCAGTGAAACAATCCtgcaaatgtgattttattttatttttttttccagaataggCTACCAGATTCCATTGTTTGCTGGCTTCTGCATCATGTTTGTGTCAACGATCAGTAAGTGGCCACTTCTTACTTAGTATTGTTCAGAtgcaacttttaaataaatgatctATAATAATGATCCTTAGGAATTCTTGTTGATGTAGAGGAATTGATGCAGAGGAGTGCAAACAGGAGCATAGCCTGCAAGTCAGCTGAGATAATTTGCCCACCCTAAATGGTGTTAATAAGGCCTTAGCTTCTGGTCTATGTTCAGTTTTGCATGGCACTTAAAGATGTGGCCCAGATGGAAAGAGGACAAAGGAGAACATCAAGCATTGTTAGAAGCCTGTGGGGAATGATTAAAAAACTGGGGTTGCTTCAGAAGGCAGGTGTAAGATTTATCAGAGTTTATGACAAAAAATTGAAGGGAATTAAGAGTTTTCCATATCCACTACATGTAAGAAATGGAATAGCAACCTTAAGaaagtattaaagaaaatttaaattaaatattaggaaaatatttctgacagcAAGGGGACTGAAATGATGGATAAGATTATCTGTTGGTAGAGTCTCTGACAACTCCAGATTTTTGGAACAAATGTTACTTAGTGTGGTTATAACAGTAGTAAGTCTAATTCATGGTcagctgtgccacacagcatcCAGTGCAGAGCTGGGAACACCTCTGTAAGTCCTCTCCACCCGTTCACTTACTGGAAGAAATGCTGGTGTGAGCCTGTGCATGTGTTAAATCCTATCTTTGTGAATGCCTGGAGCTTCAGCCTGGGCAGCCCAAAGTGCAGCCATGGGGGGAACAAGGCTGGAAAGAAAGGTCTTAATACGCCTCCGTGTGCAGCTGAATCAGAGCAGGATGTAATCAAATCCCAAGTAATTAGTTAAAACTGCTTGGGCGCTTGCATTCTGTGTTACCAGAAGGCTCAGACACCTAAGAACAATTCAACACTGACACATCCAAATGCAATAAGAGAGAATAATGCTGTTAGCATTGAAAGTGGCACAAGTCACTGTAAACACCTGACTGAATTGCAGAaaggtgtttgttgttttttttttttttttttttctttttgtgatcATTTAAAGAAATCTAACTTTTTAACCTAGTTAGAGTTaacctaattttaaaaatttaccTCTGTCTTTTCCATAGTGTTTGCCTTCTCAGGAAGCTACACATTACTGTTTATTGCAAGGTCCCTCCAAGGAGTGGGCTCCTCTTGTTCTTCAGTGGCAGGTAAGAGAGCATATGATAGAGTAAAATACAGATCACCAATTCTGTCTTTTTCAGTAACAGTCATTTCTTAATTGTATTTTGTCTGTGGTTTCAATAATTAACACAAAATTATTCAATTAAatccatttcattattttttttctgcctctttcctATGCAGTAGCTCACAAGCAAGTATCTTTTCAGAATAACTTGATATGTGGGCTGCAGGAAGGTAGAGCACTAGATGATGTGCTCTCTCCCTGGGGTTTCTGCATGTGTGCCTTCaagattttaaattcatttttagcCCTTTTAAAGGTCACCATGAACTTATGTTGGTACTTATTATCATAGGGATAGTACCGCTGCctgtttctgaaatttctgttataaaatgctgtttcctgTGGCTTGTTATTCTGCCTGCCAGTTTGGACTCAGATTGCCTGTGCTAGATATCCaatataagatttttatttttatttttaaatgaacaagtGAAATGGAGTATGGATTTTCACTCCGAATTATTCAATGATCTCTGAGACTGAGTCTagagaaattatattttgttcatGATGGCAGCAGGAATATAAATTTGCCTTGAAACGGGAGGTGAATAGAGCTTTGTGTCCAGAGCATGTCTCTTGGCTTCCTCAGGAAAAATCCCCTCTCCCAAATGGGACTGGTCAATAAACAGGGCTCATGTACTTCTCATACGAACATAACAAACATTTGAGAGTTGGATTCCACTCAGATCCCCACTGCAGGGATTGTGCTGCAGCCTTGCGGCAGGTGGAGATATCCAATGGAGATCCTCAGCCCCCAGACTAATTAAGCTTACAAGTCAAGCTTTCCAAAGTTAAGACATGCCAGGATCAAAatttttgttcagctttatCTCAGTCCCAGTTCAGGGGTGTACCTTGAGATAGGGTTCTTTGATGAGCACGTATTTTTCCCCAGACAGCctacaaaacagagcagaaaaggcCAAGAGTCTCCCTTGTCCACCCCTTTCCTGAAGGCAGGATCTGTAATTCCTCATGCGTACTTGACAGATGTGCTCTCAAAAGCCTGCAGAAATGCCCTCAGCATTGAGCTTTGTGCTTAACTACATTTACTGTTAGGAAGTCCTTTTCTGATCTCTCATCTAAAGCCTCCTTCCTGTCATTCATATCCATTTCTGGTTCTCATAGTTGAGAGAACATGACGAACAGTTtctacagtttcttttctttatctttgtggcttttttttttttttttttaatatcaagaCCACATCACATCGCACATCAGTTTCCCCTCTCTAGCTTTAAATCCAAAGACCTGCAGCTGTCCCTTGCTGATGGTCACTTGACCTTTGCTCATGCCCATTGCTCTTTTTCGAGTAGTCTGGACTCCCCCAGCTCTTCTTGCACTGCACCAAGGCCAGACCCAGCCCTCAGAAGAAGCTCAGACCCCAGACAAGTGCCAATGGGAGGGAAACAGTCACTTCATGAGTCCAACAGTCCACCTCACTTGCAATACCTGCATGCTCATGCTCAGCCATGACTTGCCCTCAGAGCTGCAGTACCGTAGTAGTGGGTGTAGTATCCCCCCTGCGGCTGTGCAAGTAATCTCTGTAAATTTGCTGTGAATTCTGATATTGTTCTCTAAGTTGCTTTTCAACCAGTTTGAAGTCTGCCACGACTTTCAGTAAGTGTGTTCATCCACACAGGACCTCTGTTACCTTAACTTTCAGTGCACATGATGGTCCGTATTTACATAGTGATCAGTCATGCAGGGCTGTGTGTTCTCTTTCTGGCTCGCTGTCTAGCTGGGGACCTTATATACTGAGTCCttgatttgaaaacagaattaataatTTCTATGAGGACTCTTCTGTAGCATTTACCACTACTGTGTCTGAGTGCTccacaaaagcaaatgaaagaggcttcatgtttcattttgtgaaatGATGGCTCATCATCGAATGCAGAAATGGGGAACATGAAGATAAAGGTCAAAAGCGTCCTTTAATTTTGGGTGCTGAACTTGAAATACTCATTTTGAAAGCAATCAGCTGGGCATGATACTTTATACtcagagcacagcctgcagtGACCGGGGTTGTAGCTGTCGGCCATCACCAACCTTCGTGTCAAGCATCCAGAGCACAAATAGAAGATGGAGAATACTCGTCGAGGGCTTTGTTTCAACTGGCTGAAAAGCAGCTTCTAAACACTGTGTGACAAAGGCAGGGACAGAGAATCCAGCAAATCAGGGCATCATTAAACTACCTGAGTAATAGGGTGTAATAGAACATGGCATTGAGACCATTTATGTGTGCCAAACTCCCTTCTGCTTCAAGGCAAATTGCACGTGGAGGGGacttaaacacacacatatatatgtatgtgcacctatatatgtgtataaatatagatatacatgtatatgcgTGTAGGTATATACTTATATACAGATACCTGCTGTCACCTCTATCTAATACATTGTGGGACACAGCTGcctaattttttcctttgttctattctgtttgtattttagGGATGGGTATGCTTGCCAGTGTATACACAGACGATGAAGAGAGAGGCAACGCAATGGGGATCGCACTGGGAGGACTTGCTATGGGAGTATTAGGTCAGTGAGATTGGGGCTCTGCCACCATCACAAACTGCCTAAAGCACCTCCTTGTGGTctgtgaaaacagcagcaggatcTCCTTGGGTGCAATGTTACTGTGCCATCTCCAGATTAGATGCACAGTGCATGTTAAGAATCGTTTCTTACGCAGAAACGTATTTCTTATGCTGATATACATCAGATGATAATCTCTGAGGtgcttgggttttgtttaaatGGAAGAGTGTTTTGGGGTGTGAAGAATATGGTTTTCATAATCACAGAGATCAATGAGcttttctgttggttttattcatcttttttttgttgttgttgttttgttgttgtttttgttgctgttgttcatttgtctttttttgttttgttttgttttaaattaaactatGTGGTCCCTGCATGCCAACGCAGGGTGCCCAAACTCTTGCAGAGGACATTTGTTTGGGGTCAGAAACGCGGTTTCACAGCTTTTCCTTCATTCCTCCCCCTCAGTGGGCCCACCTTTTGGAAGCGTCATGTATGAGTTTGTGGGGAAGAGCTCGCCGTTCCTTGTGCTGGCAGCGCTGGCTTTGCTAGACGGAGGTCAGTGCACATGGAGAATCAGTATTGCCATGTAGCACACCCATTTCGTGTGCCTGTGTCTCGACCCCTTCTTGAAGAAACCTTACAGTATTGATTTCTTTCCACAGCTGTTCAATTATTTGTTCTGCAACCGTCCAGAGCACAGGCAGAAGTGAGTATTGCAGTAAAGCACTCTAGGCAACACCTGATGCTTTGCCTTTCCTAATCccaatttttcatttgtttcctagAGTCAGAAGGGGACACCGTTACTGACACTTTTGAAGGACCCATATATCATCATTGCAGCAGGTACCagatccttttttatttttttatttaaatcaactCTTGGCATTATTCCTGCCATCCTGGAAAGCCTCGAGCTAGTCTGGCCTAGCAATAATgtcatttgctgttttcatttacatGAAGCACAAAGAACAAAGTAATCCATCAGTAACTCTGGATGG
Proteins encoded in this region:
- the SLC18A2 gene encoding synaptic vesicular amine transporter; amino-acid sequence: MARGEASIIRWLREGRSSRRLILLIVFIALLLDNMLLTVVVPIIPSYLYSIKHEKNASEVQTTKPNVVSATMDNFQSIFSYYDNLTMVTGNASAQPGPRELPHTPTEQMTVNVTAPPSDCPKEDKDLLNENVQVGLLFASKATVQLITNPFIGPLTNRIGYQIPLFAGFCIMFVSTIMFAFSGSYTLLFIARSLQGVGSSCSSVAGMGMLASVYTDDEERGNAMGIALGGLAMGVLVGPPFGSVMYEFVGKSSPFLVLAALALLDGAVQLFVLQPSRAQAESQKGTPLLTLLKDPYIIIAAGSICFANMAIAMLEPALPIWMMETMCSKKWQLGVAFLPASISYLIGTNLFGILAHKMGRWLCALLGMLIVGVSILCVPFAKNIYGLIAPNFGVGFAIGMVDSSMMPIMGYLVDLRHVSVYGSVYAIADVAFCMGFAIGPSAGGAIAKAIGFPWLMTIIGIVDILFAPLCFFLRSPPAKEEKMAILMDHNCPVKTKMYTQNNIQAYPIGDEEEEYESDE